One window of the Delphinus delphis chromosome 20, mDelDel1.2, whole genome shotgun sequence genome contains the following:
- the SDHAF1 gene encoding succinate dehydrogenase assembly factor 1, mitochondrial, whose product MSRHSRLQRQVLSLYRELLRAGHGKPGAESRVRAEFRQHARLPRSDVLRIEYLYRRGRRQLQLLRSGHATAMGAFVSTRGPTEESPGAGAPGTPPDEGDGPRRPLDSMGVPKTAPDGRWPSPGGSGEPGARLTAWGDRGTGLMEGERS is encoded by the coding sequence ATGAGCCGGCACAGCCGGCTTCAGAGACAAGTTCTGAGTCTGTACCGCGAGTTGCTGCGCGCCGGGCACGGAAAGCCGGGCGCCGAGTCGCGGGTGCGGGCCGAGTTCCGGCAGCACGCCCGCCTGCCACGCTCCGACGTACTGCGCATCGAGTACCTGTACCGCCGCGGACGGCGCCAGCTTCAGCTGCTACGCTCGGGTCACGCCACGGCCATGGGTGCCTTTGTGAGTACGCGGGGCCCGACTGAGGAGTCCCCCGGCGCGGGGGCCCCAGGGACCCCACCTGACGAAGGTGACGGCCCAAGGAGACCGCTGGACAGCATGGGAGTACCGAAGACGGCGCCGGATGGACGGTGGCCGTCACCCGGTGGCTCAGGGGAACCGGGGGCCCGCCTGACTGCGTGGGGGGACCGGGGAACCGGCCTGATGGAAGGTGAGAGGTCTTGA